One Candidatus Peregrinibacteria bacterium DNA segment encodes these proteins:
- a CDS encoding D-alanyl-D-alanine carboxypeptidase: protein MNEEAENLGLENTHYANTSGLDSSSAYSTAHDLLVLSSHLLEDEGIREIVKNTTYEVKSEDGQQVHKLTNTNVLLGQLGISGLKTGTTAMAGECLVALAKNEDGHEILTIVLGSSNRFIDTKILVDWIYQAYSW from the coding sequence ATGAATGAAGAAGCTGAGAATTTGGGCCTCGAAAACACTCATTATGCCAACACCAGTGGCCTGGACAGCAGCAGCGCCTACTCCACAGCGCACGATCTTTTGGTACTCAGTTCACATTTATTGGAAGATGAAGGCATCCGTGAAATCGTAAAAAACACCACTTACGAAGTGAAAAGTGAAGACGGACAGCAAGTGCACAAACTCACCAACACCAATGTCTTGCTGGGCCAATTGGGCATTTCGGGTCTCAAAACCGGAACCACCGCCATGGCCGGAGAATGCCTAGTGGCTTTGGCTAAAAACGAAGACGGCCATGAAATTTTAACCATAGTGCTGGGCAGTTCAAATCGTTTCATTGACACCAAAATTTTAGTCGACTGGATCTACCAGGCCTACTCTTGGTGA
- the mraY gene encoding phospho-N-acetylmuramoyl-pentapeptide-transferase, producing MFPITETVRHLILIVGSATLAFSFAFLAAEPFIAWLTKHKIGKNIRTLAIDGKEADLFHKLHSKKAGTPTMGGILIWASTLLVVLFSRVLSYFGIFEHSLLNRRETYLTIATLLFVALLGVIDDLYNIRGWGKSHGLNAQPKMISLLFFAFVAALWFYFKLDFNSIHVPGIGDFALGWLYIPIFIFIIVGSSHAMNFTDGLDGLAGGLSVIAFGTYSALSYAHGMLILSAFCAVIAGASLAFLWFNIAPARFYMGDTGSIALGATLGVIAMLTDTLFILPFIAFIPVLETLSVIIQLFSKKFFGRKVFRIAPLHHHFEQMGWPETQVVMRFWIVGGLMATFGLLLGLVGMGD from the coding sequence ATGTTTCCAATCACAGAAACCGTCCGCCATCTCATTCTGATTGTCGGCTCCGCCACCCTCGCCTTCAGCTTCGCTTTTCTTGCAGCCGAACCCTTCATTGCATGGCTCACCAAACACAAAATCGGTAAAAATATTCGCACCTTAGCCATCGACGGAAAAGAGGCAGATCTTTTTCACAAACTGCACAGCAAAAAAGCCGGCACCCCAACCATGGGGGGCATCCTCATTTGGGCCAGCACTTTACTCGTCGTACTTTTCTCTCGCGTGCTCTCTTATTTTGGAATTTTTGAACACTCGCTACTCAACCGACGCGAAACCTATCTCACCATAGCCACTTTGCTTTTTGTGGCTTTACTCGGAGTCATAGACGACCTCTACAACATTCGCGGCTGGGGTAAAAGTCACGGCCTCAACGCACAGCCTAAAATGATTTCGTTGCTGTTTTTTGCCTTCGTTGCCGCCTTATGGTTCTACTTTAAACTGGATTTCAACTCCATCCATGTGCCCGGCATCGGAGACTTTGCTTTAGGCTGGCTCTACATTCCCATCTTCATTTTTATTATAGTGGGCAGCTCTCACGCCATGAATTTCACGGATGGATTGGATGGACTCGCCGGCGGTCTCAGCGTCATTGCTTTTGGCACCTACAGCGCCCTCTCTTACGCCCATGGCATGCTCATCCTCTCGGCATTTTGCGCCGTGATTGCAGGAGCTTCTTTGGCTTTTTTATGGTTCAATATCGCTCCAGCCCGCTTCTACATGGGGGACACCGGTTCCATTGCACTGGGGGCCACTCTAGGTGTCATTGCCATGCTCACCGACACCCTCTTCATTTTGCCCTTCATCGCCTTCATTCCAGTTTTAGAAACACTCAGTGTCATCATTCAATTGTTCTCTAAAAAATTCTTCGGACGAAAAGTCTTTCGCATCGCTCCCCTTCACCACCACTTTGAACAAATGGGCTGGCCCGAAACTCAAGTGGTCATGCGCTTTTGGATCGTGGGAGGACTCATGGCCACGTTTGGCTTACTTCTGGGGCTCGTCGGAATGGGGGACTGA
- a CDS encoding FecR domain-containing protein: MKEPNIELAKRRIWKRLEAKLPDRENVHFAPVFSALRFGVQDLPLSQLKKVQAKEHLLDLLPERELTPAKAFFPSRLLSLGTLSLMLGVLFVPLMDLMPSVAASSQNVLELVEGQVYVNGVQVKGTTLLQVGDSVETGEGSLAHLTFVDDSRLTLGPSSKVDIVDAWIDPADRSKSHVELLQEEGRSWSQVLNLTDEASFAVHFPQGKVWVNQRASFDLQVSEEAATVEVARNLVELEVKAADGVYSGFLGQGAELSVSSSIETQEISEEDQKDVWWTFNLAYGKAYARTLDENYKRENISHASILPGNPFYFLKTFRESLQVSFAFTEGAKQDVLLQQAETRLNEAQALLAQGETESAAAVMKVYEETVEAVEATSPSEALLVLEDEVQKEALTDHVDMKTNTMLQAHLDANASLQLVPDLIAEGQFDEAVAVLEAYNQSSLSLVADLQDLNMEDREAAVSQLLDQKLADVQLLKVIATMPELSESVDMNASVLKELSVMALSLREKEMDSFDAYFEATKDELSVQEDLYEHIKNDASIPSQLEEQFNEIEEQMEAPVDTVVIDIRAVEETLVEPQILDPRFSSSPSSVPHSDEPQK, encoded by the coding sequence ATGAAAGAACCCAATATTGAACTCGCGAAAAGACGCATTTGGAAGCGCCTGGAAGCCAAGCTGCCGGATCGTGAAAATGTACACTTCGCACCGGTGTTTTCTGCACTTCGTTTTGGAGTCCAAGATTTGCCCCTTTCTCAACTCAAAAAAGTGCAGGCTAAAGAACATCTTCTGGATCTTTTACCTGAGCGAGAGTTGACTCCCGCCAAGGCTTTTTTCCCTTCTCGATTGCTTTCTTTGGGTACGCTGAGCCTCATGCTCGGCGTTTTGTTTGTGCCTCTTATGGATCTGATGCCCAGTGTGGCGGCCTCTTCGCAAAATGTTTTGGAGCTTGTAGAGGGACAGGTCTATGTCAATGGAGTACAAGTCAAAGGCACCACTCTTTTGCAAGTTGGGGATTCGGTGGAAACCGGGGAGGGGTCTTTGGCCCATTTGACCTTTGTGGACGACAGCCGTTTGACTTTGGGGCCTTCCTCCAAAGTGGACATTGTGGACGCGTGGATTGATCCTGCGGATCGCAGCAAGAGCCATGTGGAACTTCTGCAGGAGGAGGGACGTTCTTGGTCTCAGGTTTTGAATCTGACAGACGAAGCTTCGTTTGCGGTGCATTTTCCTCAAGGCAAAGTTTGGGTGAATCAAAGGGCCAGTTTTGATCTTCAAGTTTCTGAGGAGGCTGCTACTGTGGAAGTGGCTCGCAATTTGGTGGAGCTGGAGGTGAAGGCCGCAGATGGGGTTTATTCGGGTTTTTTGGGTCAAGGGGCTGAACTTTCGGTTTCGAGCAGTATCGAAACTCAGGAAATTTCTGAGGAAGACCAAAAGGACGTTTGGTGGACTTTCAATTTGGCTTATGGAAAAGCTTATGCGCGTACTTTGGATGAGAATTACAAGCGGGAAAACATCAGTCATGCCAGTATTTTGCCGGGCAATCCCTTCTACTTTTTAAAGACTTTCCGCGAAAGCTTGCAGGTTTCTTTTGCCTTTACTGAAGGCGCCAAGCAAGATGTTTTGCTCCAACAAGCCGAGACGCGTTTGAATGAGGCCCAGGCTCTTTTGGCGCAAGGGGAGACGGAATCGGCGGCGGCGGTGATGAAAGTGTATGAAGAAACCGTGGAAGCGGTGGAGGCCACTTCGCCTTCGGAAGCGTTATTGGTTTTAGAAGATGAGGTTCAAAAAGAAGCGCTGACCGATCATGTGGACATGAAGACCAATACCATGTTGCAAGCTCATTTGGATGCCAACGCTTCCTTGCAACTTGTTCCAGATTTGATTGCGGAAGGGCAGTTCGATGAGGCGGTGGCGGTGCTCGAAGCTTACAATCAATCTTCCTTGTCTTTGGTGGCGGATTTGCAAGATTTGAACATGGAGGATCGCGAGGCTGCGGTTTCTCAACTCTTGGATCAAAAACTTGCGGACGTGCAGCTTTTAAAAGTCATTGCAACCATGCCTGAACTTTCTGAAAGCGTGGATATGAATGCCAGTGTACTCAAGGAACTCAGTGTGATGGCCTTGAGTTTGAGGGAAAAAGAAATGGATTCTTTTGACGCTTATTTTGAAGCGACTAAGGATGAGCTTTCTGTGCAAGAGGATTTGTATGAGCACATTAAAAATGATGCTTCTATTCCTTCTCAACTGGAGGAACAATTCAATGAAATTGAGGAGCAAATGGAAGCGCCTGTGGATACGGTGGTTATTGATATTCGTGCCGTGGAAGAGACCCTGGTGGAACCGCAAATTTTAGACCCTCGTTTCAGTTCATCGCCTTCCTCAGTCCCCCATTCCGACGAGCCCCAGAAGTAA
- a CDS encoding sigma-70 family RNA polymerase sigma factor: MPNSTPNPFDVDALVFAAQEGDKEAFGKLYDLFFESIYKYIFFRVPASEADDLCELVFIKAWMNLEKYEKRDVQFSAWLFRIAHNAIIDFRRQHRSLASIDERLEDKSEHSAPKAMAEKNLLSKEIREAVDQLKEPYKQVITLKFLIGLSNPEIAEILGEREGNIRVLQFRALKELKSLLAEKGIEKEFL, from the coding sequence CCCAACTCTACGCCCAATCCTTTTGATGTTGATGCTCTGGTTTTTGCCGCTCAAGAAGGCGACAAAGAAGCTTTCGGAAAACTCTACGATTTGTTTTTTGAATCCATTTATAAGTACATCTTTTTTCGCGTGCCTGCTTCTGAGGCTGATGATTTGTGTGAGCTCGTTTTCATTAAGGCGTGGATGAATTTGGAAAAATATGAAAAACGCGATGTGCAATTTTCGGCTTGGCTTTTTAGGATCGCGCATAATGCCATCATCGATTTCAGGCGTCAGCATCGTAGCCTTGCTTCGATTGATGAACGCCTCGAAGATAAGTCCGAGCACAGTGCGCCCAAGGCGATGGCTGAAAAAAATCTACTGAGCAAAGAAATTCGCGAGGCGGTTGATCAGCTTAAAGAGCCTTACAAGCAAGTCATCACTTTGAAATTTTTGATTGGTTTGTCCAACCCCGAAATCGCCGAAATTTTAGGGGAACGAGAAGGCAATATTCGTGTGCTTCAGTTCCGAGCTCTTAAAGAACTCAAATCTCTTTTGGCAGAGAAAGGCATTGAAAAAGAATTTTTGTAA